The following are encoded in a window of Flavobacterium cupriresistens genomic DNA:
- a CDS encoding M16 family metallopeptidase has protein sequence MKKIHTVLILLFLTGIMQAQDRPQPKPGNSPVVNIKKPQTFVLANGMKVLIVENHKLPRVSFNLSLDNAPFIEGNKKGVDELTSSLIGNGTKKTTKEAFNEEIDFYGAQINFNSQGAYASSLSKYSGRILELLAEGALQPNFTQTEFDKEKAKLSEGLKTDEKSVPAIANRVVDVLAFGKNHPAGEYISEETLKNVTLPDVQANYATYFVPENAYLVIIGDVKFKETKAAVEKLFGGWKKQTAPKNTYPDPENVSKLQIDFVDVPNAVQSEISLVNTLNLKMSDPDFFSAVIANQILGGDFNSYLNMNLREQHAWTYGASSNIGSGKYITKFRASSAVRNAVTDSAVVEFVKEIKRIRTEKVADDVLKNVKAGYIGRFVMQVEKPQTVARYALNIETEKLPADFYEKYIQTINNVTPDDIYRVANKYFLLDHMRIVIAGKGSEVLAGLEKLQIPIYYFDKYGNPIDKPVSKKEAPAGVTAQTVFQNYIKAIGGEKAVSTAKTLFMTGTTTIPQAPSPLSFTSKLDSQGKMMVSLNLGSMPLMKQVVNANGAYVEQQGQRKNLEGDDLAEMKASATPFEELRLSKRTDLKVEGIESINGQESYAIKDGKTVYYYDVKSGLKVAKLKVKEQSGQSTTQTTYFNDYKEVKGIKVPFNIIQNAGFELDIKMSDIKINEGVSEADFK, from the coding sequence ATGAAAAAAATACATACCGTTTTAATCCTTTTATTCCTCACCGGAATTATGCAAGCACAAGATCGTCCACAACCGAAACCAGGAAACTCTCCTGTCGTCAATATCAAAAAACCACAAACCTTTGTTTTGGCAAACGGAATGAAAGTTTTGATAGTTGAAAACCATAAGCTACCCCGAGTAAGCTTCAACCTAAGCCTGGACAACGCTCCTTTCATCGAAGGAAACAAAAAAGGCGTAGATGAACTTACCAGTAGCCTGATTGGAAACGGAACTAAAAAAACAACTAAAGAGGCTTTTAATGAAGAGATCGACTTTTACGGAGCGCAGATCAATTTCAACTCACAGGGAGCCTATGCCAGTTCACTTTCAAAATATTCCGGACGTATTTTAGAGCTTTTAGCAGAAGGCGCGTTACAACCCAATTTCACACAAACCGAATTCGACAAGGAGAAAGCAAAATTATCTGAGGGCCTTAAAACCGACGAAAAAAGCGTTCCCGCAATTGCAAATCGTGTTGTTGATGTTTTGGCTTTTGGAAAAAACCACCCAGCGGGAGAGTACATTTCCGAAGAAACATTAAAAAACGTAACCCTTCCTGATGTGCAGGCAAACTACGCTACCTATTTTGTTCCCGAAAACGCCTATTTAGTTATAATTGGCGATGTAAAATTCAAAGAAACAAAAGCGGCAGTTGAAAAACTTTTTGGCGGATGGAAAAAACAAACTGCTCCAAAAAACACGTATCCGGATCCGGAAAATGTTTCTAAACTTCAAATTGATTTTGTAGATGTACCAAATGCGGTTCAATCTGAAATTTCATTAGTTAATACGCTGAATTTAAAAATGAGCGACCCCGATTTCTTCTCTGCTGTAATAGCAAATCAGATTCTGGGCGGTGATTTTAACAGCTATCTGAACATGAACTTACGCGAGCAACACGCCTGGACCTACGGAGCAAGTTCAAATATTGGAAGCGGAAAATACATCACCAAATTCAGAGCTTCATCCGCCGTACGAAATGCCGTTACCGATAGTGCAGTTGTTGAATTTGTAAAAGAAATAAAAAGAATCCGAACTGAAAAAGTGGCTGATGATGTTTTAAAAAATGTAAAAGCGGGTTATATCGGAAGATTTGTAATGCAGGTTGAAAAACCACAAACAGTCGCACGTTATGCGCTAAACATTGAGACAGAAAAACTTCCTGCAGACTTCTACGAAAAATACATTCAAACGATTAACAATGTTACTCCTGATGATATTTATCGTGTAGCCAACAAATATTTCTTACTGGATCATATGCGTATTGTAATTGCCGGAAAAGGCTCTGAAGTGCTTGCTGGTCTTGAAAAACTTCAGATCCCTATTTACTATTTTGATAAATACGGAAATCCAATTGACAAACCTGTTTCTAAAAAAGAAGCTCCAGCCGGAGTTACTGCACAAACGGTTTTTCAAAATTACATTAAAGCAATTGGTGGCGAAAAAGCGGTTTCTACAGCTAAAACACTTTTCATGACCGGGACTACTACAATTCCACAAGCCCCATCTCCCTTGAGTTTTACTTCGAAATTAGATTCACAAGGAAAAATGATGGTTTCGCTAAACCTTGGTAGCATGCCTTTAATGAAACAAGTTGTAAATGCAAATGGCGCTTATGTTGAACAACAAGGGCAACGCAAAAACTTAGAAGGCGATGATTTAGCCGAAATGAAAGCAAGCGCTACTCCATTTGAAGAGTTACGCCTAAGCAAAAGAACCGATCTAAAAGTGGAGGGAATTGAATCTATAAACGGACAGGAGTCTTACGCTATAAAAGACGGCAAAACTGTTTATTACTATGATGTAAAATCGGGTTTAAAAGTAGCTAAACTTAAAGTAAAAGAACAAAGTGGTCAATCTACCACACAAACCACTTACTTTAATGACTACAAAGAGGTAAAGGGTATAAAAGTCCCTTTCAATATCATTCAAAATGCAGGTTTTGAACTGGATATTAAAATGTCTGATATTAAAATCAACGAAGGTGTTTCTGAAGCGGATTTCAAATAA
- a CDS encoding M16 family metallopeptidase, with product MKNAIMMLSAALMLGGVAHAQKVAFEEYNLDNGMHVILHNDPSAPVVITSVMYHVGSKDERPDRTGFAHFFEHLLFEGTQNIKRGEWMKIVTANGGVNNANTSDDRTYYYEVFPSNNLELGLWLESERLMHPIINKIGVDTQNEVVKEEKRMRYDNQPYGNILPEVKKNIFKNHPYRWTTIGSMKDLDAATLEEFQAFNKKFYTPNNAVLVVAGDFDKAKTKEWIQKYFGPIPKGEDVKKQTFTEAPITETIKATYEDPNIQIPMVVAAYRTPSMKTRDARVLDLISSYLSDGKSSKLYKKIVDDKKMALQIGAVGFSQEDYGTYILYGLPMGIYKTTDLLKEIDEEIVKIQTDLISEKDYEKLQNKFDNNFVNANASVEGIAENLASYYLLYGDVNLINTEIDLYHSITREEIREVAKKYLNPNQRLILDYVPSTKVQN from the coding sequence ATGAAAAATGCAATAATGATGTTAAGCGCGGCACTAATGCTTGGCGGAGTAGCTCATGCTCAAAAAGTAGCTTTTGAAGAATACAACTTAGACAACGGCATGCATGTCATTCTGCATAACGATCCTTCGGCTCCTGTTGTCATTACTTCTGTAATGTACCATGTCGGCTCTAAGGACGAGCGACCGGATCGAACGGGTTTTGCCCATTTCTTTGAACATTTATTATTTGAAGGAACTCAAAATATAAAACGTGGCGAATGGATGAAAATCGTCACGGCTAATGGCGGTGTTAACAACGCCAACACTTCTGATGACCGAACGTATTACTACGAGGTTTTCCCATCAAACAACTTAGAACTTGGTTTATGGCTGGAGTCTGAGCGATTAATGCATCCTATTATTAATAAAATAGGAGTTGACACGCAAAACGAGGTAGTAAAAGAGGAAAAAAGAATGCGTTACGACAATCAGCCTTACGGAAATATCCTTCCTGAGGTAAAGAAAAACATATTCAAAAATCACCCGTATCGCTGGACTACTATTGGTTCTATGAAAGATCTTGATGCTGCTACTTTAGAAGAATTTCAAGCTTTCAATAAAAAATTCTATACCCCAAACAATGCTGTTCTGGTTGTTGCCGGAGATTTCGACAAAGCAAAAACCAAAGAGTGGATTCAGAAATATTTTGGACCAATTCCAAAAGGAGAAGACGTAAAAAAACAAACTTTTACCGAGGCCCCTATTACCGAAACTATAAAAGCAACCTATGAAGATCCCAACATCCAGATTCCGATGGTGGTGGCAGCTTACAGAACCCCTTCGATGAAAACAAGAGATGCCAGAGTTCTGGATCTAATATCTTCTTATCTGAGCGACGGAAAAAGTTCCAAATTGTACAAAAAAATTGTTGACGATAAAAAAATGGCGCTTCAAATTGGCGCTGTAGGATTCAGCCAGGAAGATTACGGAACCTATATTTTGTACGGCTTACCAATGGGAATCTACAAAACGACAGATCTTTTAAAAGAAATCGATGAAGAAATCGTAAAAATCCAAACCGATTTGATCTCTGAAAAAGATTATGAAAAATTACAAAACAAATTCGATAACAATTTTGTCAACGCAAATGCAAGCGTTGAAGGAATTGCAGAAAATTTGGCTTCTTACTATTTACTTTATGGAGATGTCAATCTGATCAATACCGAAATCGACCTCTATCACTCTATCACCAGAGAAGAAATCAGAGAGGTTGCCAAAAAGTATTTAAACCCTAACCAGCGTTTAATTTTAGATTATGTTCCTTCAACAAAAGTTCAAAACTAA
- the rplU gene encoding 50S ribosomal protein L21: MYAIVEIAGQQFKVSKDLKVYVHRLTNEEGSKVSFDKVLLLDDNGNVTLGAPAIEGASVEAKVLQHLKGDKVIVFKKKRRKGYKKRNGHRQYLTQIVIEGITAAGGTKKAAAKKAVVAEDAATEEVEAPKAKKAAPKAKKEATKE; this comes from the coding sequence ATGTATGCAATCGTAGAGATAGCAGGGCAACAATTCAAAGTAAGCAAAGACTTAAAGGTTTATGTTCACCGTTTGACTAATGAAGAAGGTTCAAAAGTTTCTTTTGACAAAGTTCTTTTATTAGACGATAATGGAAACGTAACTTTAGGCGCCCCAGCTATAGAAGGTGCTTCAGTAGAAGCTAAAGTGTTACAACACTTAAAAGGAGACAAAGTTATCGTTTTCAAAAAGAAAAGAAGAAAAGGATACAAAAAGAGAAATGGTCACAGACAATATCTTACTCAAATTGTAATTGAAGGTATTACTGCAGCTGGAGGAACTAAAAAAGCAGCAGCTAAAAAAGCGGTTGTAGCAGAAGATGCAGCTACTGAAGAAGTAGAAGCTCCAAAAGCGAAAAAAGCAGCTCCAAAAGCAAAAAAAGAAGCTACTAAAGAATAA
- the rpmA gene encoding 50S ribosomal protein L27 has protein sequence MAHKKGVGSSKNGRESESKRLGVKIFGGQAAIAGNIIVRQRGSKHNPGENVYISKDHTLHARVAGVVKFQKKRDNKSYVSILPFEA, from the coding sequence ATGGCTCACAAGAAAGGTGTCGGTAGTTCGAAGAATGGTAGAGAATCAGAATCAAAACGTCTAGGCGTTAAGATTTTTGGTGGACAAGCTGCTATTGCTGGGAACATCATCGTTAGACAAAGAGGTTCAAAACATAATCCAGGTGAAAACGTTTACATCAGTAAAGATCACACCCTACACGCAAGAGTAGCTGGAGTTGTAAAGTTCCAAAAGAAAAGAGATAACAAATCTTATGTATCTATCCTTCCATTCGAAGCATAA